The genomic DNA ACCCACTCCCTGCCCCAACCCATGAGtccagccctgcacccccagccccacgaTCCCCACCCTTggcccagggacccccagcccaTGAGACACAGAGCCAGGCCTTGCAGCCCCTCACCCCCAGCCCATAAACCCAGCCCTGACCCCGGATCcaagccctgcagcccagcccccaccctgcagccatCCCTCCCACCCCTGCACTCCCATCCTCGGCCCCACAGCccaacacccccagccccgcaCCCCATGTCCCCCCTGggccccagagcccagccctacctcccccagccccggttccacctcccccagccccggTTCCACCTCCCCCTGCCCGGTTccacctcccccagccccggttccacctcccccagccccggttccacctccccctgtcccggttccacctcccccagccccggttccacctcccccagccccggttccacctcctccagccccggttccacctcctccagcccaggTTCCCCATCTCCCATGGCTGCAGCCCCGCTCCGTGCCCGGAGCCCGCCCCGCACCTGCTGCTGCGCCCTGCGGAAGGGCACGGCTTTGTGCATGTGGTGCCGGCGGATCCCGCTCCAGCGCGTCCGGTAATCCACGATGGGCTCCTCGGGCCGCACGTACTGATCGTACACGATGTCCCCCTCGTAGGTGACGATGCTGCAGCGGGCCAGGGCGCTGGTCCGCCCGCCGGGCCCCGTGCCCACCATCTCACAGTCCATGGCCACCAGCTTGGGGGGCACCGGGGGGGCAGCGCCGGCCTTGGGGGCGCCCCGAGCTGCCCCCCGACCCTTCCCCGTGGTTTTAGCGGGAGCACTGGTTCCGGCGGAGCCGTTCTGGGATACCGGGGGGGCTCCGACAGCGTTGGCGGAGCCCCGAGCCGCCCCGCAGCCCTTCCCCTTGGTCTTAGCGGGAGCATCGGTGCCGTTCTGGGATGCCGGGGGGGCTCCGACAGCGTTGGCGGAGCCCCGAGCCgccccacagcccttcccctTGGTCTTAGCAGGAGCATCGGGGCCGTTCTGGGATGCCGGGGGCCGTCGGGGGGCAGCGGCAGGGCCGTTCTCTTTGGGCTGGCCCGAGCGCGGCTTCCCCGCCCCGCCCCTGGTCCCCCGCGACCTGGGGGCCCGCCGGGGCCCGCCCGGTGCCGCCGGGAGCTGCTTCTGCCGCAGGACCCCGCGGCGCTCcagctgccgccgccgccgcacgAACCTCTGGTGCTTGAGGTTGCCCGGCTCCTTCTTGGGGCGGCATTCGGGGGCGGCGAAGTCCACGTTGAGGATCAAATCGTCCATGGCGGGACCAGGCCGGGGCCGCTGCGGCGCGGAGAGACGGCTCGGCGGCGGGGCCGCTGGGCACCGGGGGTCTCCGGCACCCGGGGATCCCCCACACCCGGGGTCCCGACAGCGGCCCCGGTCACCCCCGCTCCCACCCCCACCCCCttccccgccgccccccggaACCGGAAGTTCCCCGGAGACACGAGGCCGGGCCGGCACCGGCAGTGACGTCATCCACGCGCGCCGCGGCGGGAACTCAGGCGCCGGGCGCTGAGGGAGGCgcgcgcggccgcggcggctCCGTGACGCGTCGGTGACGTCAAAGTGACGTCACGGGGCATAGGCGAAGTGACCGGTGACGTCACGGGTGCTCGGGGGTGAGTGATGCCCCTGGGTGATGTCGCGGCTCTGGGGGGTGTCTCGGTAGGGAGTGGGGGGGTGTCACAGTCATGGCGGGAGGCGGTATCGCGTCATCACATGACGTCACTGCCTGATGACGTCATGTGGCTGCTGACTGGGATGGGCCGAGCCGGGGAGGGGGCGAGCTCTGGGGTGATGTGACAATGCCAGAATTCATGCCCCAGGGTGACTTCAGAGTGCCAGGGCCGATGCCCCCCTGCCGGCCCAGGAGCTGCCATGGCAGCCGCCCCCCGTCCCACCCCACGCCTGCAGCAGCACCCGGAGCAGTCCCCGGAGCAGCGTCGAGCCGCTGACATCATCCGCCTCCTGGCGCTCTACCGGCCCCTGCTCGACGCCTTCATCATCGTGAGTGTCCCAAAGCATCTCCGAGCTGTGTCCCCCCAGGCCGTGTTCCCCACGCTGACCCCGCTCCCTGCAGGATTTCTTCACCGATGGcctgtgggcacagctgcccccagcctggcagcccgCCCTGGCCAGTGCCACCCCCGTGCAGCTGGCCGGGCTCCTGGGGGGCCCCGGGggcccaggggctgcctggcccctgtccctgctggcctttgccgccgctgcccgggccCTTGCCTTCCCTCGGGGGTGCCCGGGCAGGTCCCCGCGCCCCCCGTGCCAGAGCTGCCACCTGCACCCGCTGCTCCGCCGCCACGTCAAGCCCAAAAAGCAGCACGAGATCCAGCGCCTGGGCAAGGTGGGTGCCCCCCCAATCCCCTGAgacccccccagctctccccagcctcCTAAGAGCCCCCcttccccacagctgctgcagcggCTGAGCCGGGCCACCGGCTGCCAGCGCGTGGTGGATATTGGAGCAGGGCAGGTAAGAGCAGGGGGACACGGAGGGGTCCCAGAGGATCCCCCCCAGCCGAGCTGAGCTTGTGTCCCCCCACAGGGCCACCTTTCCCGGCTCCTGGCCTTTGGCCTGGGCCTGTCGGTCACTGCAGTGGAGAGCGATGGCCGCCtggtgggcctggctgagcgCTTtgaccaggagctgctgagggagctggggaaaacCAGGGGACACACGAAGCGCCCCGCGTGCCCCCTCACCCCCCTGGCCCCACAGCACGTGGCCGGGCGCCTGGACCCTGCGGCTCCCTCGGGGGAGTTCCTGCTGCCCCCCGACCCCCCAggacccagccctgctgcccggAACCCGCTGGGGGGCCCGGGAGGCTCTGAGGACGGGGGGCAGGTGCTGGTGACGGGGCTCCACGCCTGCGGGGACCTCAGCCcggccctgctgtgccacttTGCCCGCAGCCCCGCTGTGGCCGCCGTGGCCTTAGTGGGCTGCTGCTACATGAAGCTGTCAacagccccgcagccccctggctgccccctggGCTATCCCCTGAGCGCCTCAGTGGCTGCGCTGCCAGGCCACCAGCTGTCCTACCGGGCACGGGAGGCTGCATGCCACGCGCTGGAGGAGTACAAGGAGCGGCTGCGCGGGGGCAGCCCCCACCTGCGCGCCCACTGCTACCGCGCCGTGCTCGAGAGCCTCATCCGCGCTGCCGACCCCGCCAAGAGGCACCTGggcctgcagccaggcaggaaggCACATGCCCTCAGCTTCCTCCAGTGAGTTTGGGCAGGGGGACCCCCTTCTTTGTCCCCTGGTGGTCCCCAGTGAGTCTGGGGAGGTGGGGCCCCTTTCTGGGACATCCGCCAGCCCTAAGTTTGGGGATGGAGGGTCCCATTCTGGGATGTCTCTTAGCCCCCTATGAGTTTGGGGAGGAAGGACCCTTTTCTGGAATTCTCCTTGTGAGTCTGAGGAGTGGCGACACCCTTCTGTGTCGCCTCCTGGTGCCACAGTGAGattggggagggagggggactCCCTTCTGGGACCCTCCTCGTGACTTTGGGGACGGGGGAGTCCTGCCTGGGACTCCCCTGCCCCCTTTCATGGCAGATACGCccacctggggctgcccctTGCGGGACTGGATCCAGCAGGGGTACCGCTGGactcaggggctgtgggggccatgctggagcagcagcacaaggtgGTGGCATTCTGCACCCTGGGGCAGCTTCTGGCACCTGCCGTGGAGACCCTCATCCTGCTTGACCGTTTGCTCTACCTGCGGGAGCAAGGTGGGcatgggcagggctgccagggggaTCCTCCCctcttctgtttcctctctCCTTGGATGCTTCTCTCCACTCTCTGGACTCTCGTTTGTCTTTTACCCAGGTTTCCACTGTGCCGTTGTGCCCCTCTTCAACCCCCAGTTCTCCCCACGGAACCTGGTGCTGGTGGCCTCACGGACCCCGCTGGCCACGGTGCTGGCCGGGCTGGACAAGGACAGCAAGGACGCGGACAGCAGCGAGGATGAGGAGCTGGGGGAAGCAGAGTCccccagggaggggcagagtccccacagccctgggcacagtcCACAATAAACACAGGATTTGtacaggctggggctgggtgtgagCCAGTCAGTGCTGCACCGAAAGCACGGCATGctacaaacacagaaaatcaaaGGGGTGTTTATTACAGAGCCCGGCTCAGGCGGCTTCCACCTCCCCCAGTTAATACCAGTAGGATTTCTTGGCCCGGCGCGTCTCCACGATCCCCATGGCATCCATGACCTCCTCCTCGAAGGTCTTCAGGGACGGCTGGTACGTCTTGGCCAGCGCATCCTCCTCCGATGTGTCCTTAGGGCCATCTGTGCAGGCGAGGGGACAGCGCTgaccccctgtgtcccctgccacGTCCCCCCAGCCTCCGCTGCCCTCCCACTCACCAGTCCACTGCTCGGGGACGACGCCGTCCTCGCGTGGCTGCGGGGGCACGGGCAGGATGCGGCCACTGCGCAGCGACACGCGGACGCGCTCGCCCTCCTCTGTGTACCGCCACTCCACCTCTGTCGGCTTCCTGCGGGCACCCGGCGTTGGCAGGGGGCAGGACTGAGGCGGGGGGCACCAGTGGGGTTCCCTCAGCACCCCCCAGCCCATTACCGGTCCTCGGGGTCCACCAGGCAGATctggctgagcagcagtggCGCCTCGCTGGCGATGTAGGTCCCAGAGTACTTGGCTGTGCGGTTGACGTAGCGATAGTGCTGCAAGGGCAGAGGGGTCACTGACAGCCTGTggcctccccagcctccccacagcctcctccagccctccctgctccagactcACCGTGTTCAGTCCTTCCACCACCACCCAGTTGCGGGCTTGCACCACCTGCGTGACCAGCCCCTGCTTCCCCGCGTCCTTCCCGGCCAGCACCTGGACCTGCGTTGGAGAGAGGTGCAGAGGtgggacccccagcccagctgccagccaggggggagcctggggaaggggagccTTACCGTGTCACCCTTGAACACCTTCCAGTCGTCCTTGGCCACGGGTTTCACAAAGACCTTTcggcggcgctgccccgggggGTTGCGGAGCCGGGCGGCCATGGAGTCCGGGGGCCACATTCCGTGCCGGTACCCCGGGGGCAGCCGCGGCCGTGCCGCGCTCAGCAGGGCCGAGAGCCGCATGGTGCTGGGGACTGGGAAGTCGGGGACCACTGAgccccctggggacacccctcATGCTCCCCATGTGTGTCCAGGGCTGGGTGAGATGCAGGGGTCCGGCAGGGCCCACCCACCACCAAAGGGGAGTCACCCCCACCCACCCAGCCCCTGAAAGAGCTCCCGCTGAAGGGATCAAAGCGTCTCGCAGAGCAGCACCCCACAAAACGGACCCAGGGATCCCACAGACTCTCACCCCCACTCTCCCAAAGGCGACCCAGTCCCTAAAAGACCCCCAAAAGGGGATCGAGGTTCTGGCAAAGCTACCCCTCACCCATGAAATGATCCAGGCATCCCACAGGGTACCCTCCATCCAAAGGGTACGGGGTGTCCTGCAAAGCACTCTCT from Prinia subflava isolate CZ2003 ecotype Zambia chromosome 31, Cam_Psub_1.2, whole genome shotgun sequence includes the following:
- the ISG20L2 gene encoding interferon-stimulated 20 kDa exonuclease-like 2 — translated: MDDLILNVDFAAPECRPKKEPGNLKHQRFVRRRRQLERRGVLRQKQLPAAPGGPRRAPRSRGTRGGAGKPRSGQPKENGPAAAPRRPPASQNGPDAPAKTKGKGCGAARGSANAVGAPPASQNGTDAPAKTKGKGCGAARGSANAVGAPPVSQNGSAGTSAPAKTTGKGRGAARGAPKAGAAPPVPPKLVAMDCEMVGTGPGGRTSALARCSIVTYEGDIVYDQYVRPEEPIVDYRTRWSGIRRHHMHKAVPFRRAQQQVLRILAGKVVVGHAIHNDFKALRYTHPKALTRDTSQIPLLNRRGGFPENVAISLKRLTKALLNQDIQVGKSGHSSVEDARATMELYKVVEEEWEQHLRQNPEQK
- the METTL25B gene encoding methyltransferase-like protein 25B isoform X1, with amino-acid sequence MAAAPRPTPRLQQHPEQSPEQRRAADIIRLLALYRPLLDAFIIDFFTDGLWAQLPPAWQPALASATPVQLAGLLGGPGGPGAAWPLSLLAFAAAARALAFPRGCPGRSPRPPCQSCHLHPLLRRHVKPKKQHEIQRLGKLLQRLSRATGCQRVVDIGAGQGHLSRLLAFGLGLSVTAVESDGRLVGLAERFDQELLRELGKTRGHTKRPACPLTPLAPQHVAGRLDPAAPSGEFLLPPDPPGPSPAARNPLGGPGGSEDGGQVLVTGLHACGDLSPALLCHFARSPAVAAVALVGCCYMKLSTAPQPPGCPLGYPLSASVAALPGHQLSYRAREAACHALEEYKERLRGGSPHLRAHCYRAVLESLIRAADPAKRHLGLQPGRKAHALSFLHPAWDSPAPFHGRYAHLGLPLAGLDPAGVPLDSGAVGAMLEQQHKVVAFCTLGQLLAPAVETLILLDRLLYLREQGFHCAVVPLFNPQFSPRNLVLVASRTPLATVLAGLDKDSKDADSSEDEELGEAESPREGQSPHSPGHSPQ
- the METTL25B gene encoding methyltransferase-like protein 25B isoform X2, translated to MAAAPRPTPRLQQHPEQSPEQRRAADIIRLLALYRPLLDAFIIDFFTDGLWAQLPPAWQPALASATPVQLAGLLGGPGGPGAAWPLSLLAFAAAARALAFPRGCPGRSPRPPCQSCHLHPLLRRHVKPKKQHEIQRLGKLLQRLSRATGCQRVVDIGAGQGHLSRLLAFGLGLSVTAVESDGRLVGLAERFDQELLRELGKTRGHTKRPACPLTPLAPQHVAGRLDPAAPSGEFLLPPDPPGPSPAARNPLGGPGGSEDGGQVLVTGLHACGDLSPALLCHFARSPAVAAVALVGCCYMKLSTAPQPPGCPLGYPLSASVAALPGHQLSYRAREAACHALEEYKERLRGGSPHLRAHCYRAVLESLIRAADPAKRHLGLQPGRKAHALSFLQYAHLGLPLAGLDPAGVPLDSGAVGAMLEQQHKVVAFCTLGQLLAPAVETLILLDRLLYLREQGFHCAVVPLFNPQFSPRNLVLVASRTPLATVLAGLDKDSKDADSSEDEELGEAESPREGQSPHSPGHSPQ
- the MRPL24 gene encoding large ribosomal subunit protein uL24m isoform X1, which encodes MRLSALLSAARPRLPPGYRHGMWPPDSMAARLRNPPGQRRRKVFVKPVAKDDWKVFKGDTVQVLAGKDAGKQGLVTQVVQARNWVVVEGLNTHYRYVNRTAKYSGTYIASEAPLLLSQICLVDPEDRKPTEVEWRYTEEGERVRVSLRSGRILPVPPQPREDGVVPEQWTDGPKDTSEEDALAKTYQPSLKTFEEEVMDAMGIVETRRAKKSYWY
- the MRPL24 gene encoding large ribosomal subunit protein uL24m isoform X2 encodes the protein MRLSALLSAARPRLPPGYRHGMWPPDSMAARLRNPPGQRRRKVFVKPVAKDDWKVFKGDTVQVLAGKDAGKQGLVTQVVQARNWVVVEGLNTHYRYVNRTAKYSGTYIASEAPLLLSQICLVDPEDRKPTEVEWRYTEEGERVRVSLRSGRILPVPPQPREDGVVPEQWTALSPRLHRWP